One window of the Microvirga mediterraneensis genome contains the following:
- a CDS encoding 3-deoxy-D-manno-octulosonic acid transferase: MSFPIVFKAYRAAVSALEPAVLGLLYWRRHKGREDRTRLGERQGYPSRQRPKGHLIWVHGASIGETLSLLPIVERMTQRGLAVLVTSGTKTSASLIARRLPPGAIHQFVPLDVPRYVRRFLEHWQPDLALIAESEIWPNTIMALAERDIPLVMVNGRMSDRSYRRWQKMPRIIKGLLDQFALCLAQTAEDAERLARLGAPRVIVTGNIKFDAAPPPADPRVVAHLSGMIAGRPVWLAASTHPGEESAIIAVHRALAKRYPQLLTIIAPRHPHRGPEVAAIAGQAGLRAGRRSEGIHPDRATDVYVVDTVGEMGLFYRLSPVVLMGGTLVPVGGHNPIEPAKLGAAILHGPHVHTATEIYEALDQSRGAVMVKDSATLARAVNELLSNAALTRDMARKAGEAVQALGGAVDRTMQSVEPFIVQAKLGARR, from the coding sequence ATGAGCTTCCCGATCGTCTTCAAGGCTTATCGCGCGGCCGTATCCGCGCTGGAACCGGCCGTTCTGGGCCTCCTGTACTGGCGTCGGCACAAGGGACGCGAGGACCGTACTCGGCTCGGGGAGCGGCAAGGCTATCCCAGCCGGCAGCGACCCAAGGGCCACCTGATCTGGGTCCACGGCGCCAGCATCGGCGAGACCCTCTCCCTCCTGCCGATCGTGGAGCGGATGACCCAGCGGGGCCTTGCGGTTCTGGTCACGTCGGGCACGAAGACCTCCGCGTCTCTCATCGCCCGCCGGCTTCCACCAGGTGCCATCCATCAGTTCGTCCCCCTGGACGTGCCGCGTTATGTTAGGCGGTTTCTGGAGCACTGGCAGCCCGACCTCGCCCTCATCGCGGAATCCGAGATCTGGCCGAACACGATCATGGCGCTCGCCGAGCGCGACATCCCGCTCGTTATGGTGAACGGGCGCATGTCGGACAGGTCCTACCGGCGCTGGCAGAAGATGCCGCGCATCATCAAGGGCCTTCTGGACCAGTTCGCCCTGTGCCTTGCCCAGACGGCCGAGGACGCCGAGCGGCTGGCGCGGCTCGGTGCCCCCCGGGTGATCGTGACGGGCAACATCAAGTTCGACGCGGCCCCGCCCCCGGCCGACCCGCGGGTGGTGGCGCATCTTTCGGGCATGATCGCGGGTCGCCCCGTCTGGCTTGCCGCCAGCACGCATCCCGGTGAGGAAAGTGCGATCATCGCCGTGCACCGGGCCCTGGCCAAGCGTTATCCTCAGCTGCTCACCATCATTGCCCCACGCCATCCCCATCGCGGGCCGGAGGTCGCGGCGATCGCGGGACAGGCCGGCCTGAGGGCGGGCCGGCGTTCCGAGGGCATTCACCCGGACCGGGCGACGGACGTCTACGTGGTCGATACGGTGGGCGAGATGGGCCTGTTCTACCGGCTCTCCCCGGTCGTCCTCATGGGAGGCACCCTGGTGCCCGTCGGTGGGCACAACCCGATCGAGCCGGCCAAGCTGGGCGCAGCCATCCTGCATGGCCCGCATGTTCATACCGCCACCGAGATCTATGAGGCTCTCGATCAGTCGCGAGGCGCCGTGATGGTGAAGGACAGCGCGACCCTGGCCCGCGCCGTCAACGAATTGCTGAGCAACGCGGCGCTGACGCGCGACATGGCCCGCAAGGCCGGAGAGGCCGTTCAGGCACTCGGCGGCGCCGTGGATCGCACCATGCAATCGGTCGAACCCTTCATCGTCCAGGCAAAACTGGGGGCGCGCCGCTGA
- a CDS encoding lysophospholipid acyltransferase family protein — MGLMKRIIRSRAVQETLGFVVAGYLKFVQRTNRFVMEPADAYGRIEMPVIAAMWHGQHFMIHFAKRPQDRAASLVSRSGDGEFNAVALRHLGVRAIRGSGARGRDIRKKGGAQAMRSMLRALSDGEMVVMTADIPKISRICGQGIVTLAQLSGRPIVPVAVVTSRRIDFDSWDKASIGLPFGRGAMVLGEPVHVPRDADEPTLEALRKTVERELDRVHERAYALVGSRDPGAKPDPVLMEGSRA, encoded by the coding sequence ATGGGGCTCATGAAGCGCATCATCCGGTCGCGGGCCGTTCAGGAAACCCTGGGCTTCGTCGTCGCGGGCTATCTCAAGTTCGTCCAGCGCACGAACCGGTTCGTCATGGAACCGGCCGATGCCTATGGCCGGATCGAGATGCCGGTGATCGCCGCCATGTGGCACGGCCAGCACTTCATGATCCATTTCGCCAAAAGGCCGCAGGACCGCGCCGCGAGCCTCGTGTCGCGCTCCGGCGACGGCGAGTTCAACGCCGTCGCCCTGCGTCATCTGGGCGTGCGGGCGATCCGCGGCTCCGGAGCCCGCGGCCGCGACATCCGCAAGAAGGGCGGCGCCCAGGCGATGCGGTCCATGCTGCGGGCCTTGAGCGATGGCGAAATGGTCGTGATGACCGCCGACATCCCGAAGATCTCGCGGATCTGCGGCCAGGGCATCGTCACGCTCGCGCAATTGTCCGGCCGCCCCATCGTACCGGTGGCCGTGGTCACGAGCCGCCGCATCGATTTCGACAGCTGGGACAAGGCCAGCATCGGCCTGCCCTTCGGGCGCGGAGCGATGGTGCTCGGCGAGCCGGTGCATGTGCCGCGCGACGCGGACGAGCCGACGCTGGAAGCCTTGAGGAAGACAGTCGAGCGGGAACTCGACCGGGTCCATGAGCGGGCCTATGCTCTTGTCGGATCGAGGGATCCGGGTGCCAAGCCCGATCCCGTGCTCATGGAAGGCTCCCGGGCATGA
- a CDS encoding DUF4170 domain-containing protein: MTDTPGKQLLHLVFGGELSSLESVDFKDLSKLDIVGVYPNYASAHAAWKAKAQATVDNAQMRYFIVHLHRLLDPQNG; this comes from the coding sequence ATGACCGACACGCCTGGCAAGCAGCTCCTGCATCTGGTTTTCGGCGGCGAGCTCAGCAGCCTCGAATCCGTCGATTTCAAGGATCTTTCCAAGCTCGACATCGTCGGAGTCTACCCGAACTATGCCAGCGCCCATGCAGCCTGGAAGGCCAAGGCGCAGGCTACCGTGGACAACGCGCAGATGCGCTACTTCATCGTCCACCTCCACCGCCTTCTGGATCCGCAGAACGGCTGA
- a CDS encoding inositol monophosphatase family protein: MLSSSPQSIAALAPAVRDAARRAGELALPYYRAGAQTAARLWYKGQSSPVTEADIALDVFLKEHLSGLFPQAGWLSEETADDPSRLDQSYVWIVDPIDGTRAFASGLSDWAVSIALVKDGRPVLGILHAPVHERLYEARIGEGAWCNGERLALAQVDDFSRARVAGPKPLVDRFERRMGPVERLPKVPSLALRLARVADGAIDVGLVSANAQDWDIAAADLILQEAGGRLTGFDGSTPIYNRPQPSHDEMIAVASRLHPRAIGAMRA; this comes from the coding sequence ATGCTGTCTTCCTCACCCCAATCGATCGCCGCTCTCGCTCCCGCCGTCCGTGACGCCGCCCGCCGGGCGGGCGAGCTGGCCCTGCCCTATTACCGCGCCGGCGCGCAGACGGCCGCCAGGCTCTGGTACAAGGGTCAGAGCTCCCCGGTGACGGAAGCGGACATCGCCCTGGACGTCTTCCTGAAAGAGCATCTGTCCGGGCTGTTCCCCCAGGCCGGCTGGCTGTCCGAGGAAACCGCCGACGATCCGTCGCGCCTCGACCAGAGCTATGTGTGGATCGTCGATCCCATCGACGGAACGCGGGCCTTCGCCTCGGGGCTATCCGACTGGGCCGTCTCCATCGCCCTGGTCAAGGACGGCAGGCCCGTCCTCGGCATTCTCCACGCGCCCGTCCATGAGCGTCTTTATGAAGCACGGATCGGCGAGGGAGCCTGGTGCAACGGCGAACGGCTGGCGCTGGCTCAGGTCGACGATTTCTCCCGTGCCAGAGTGGCAGGCCCCAAGCCCCTCGTGGACAGGTTCGAGCGCCGCATGGGCCCGGTCGAGCGCCTGCCCAAGGTGCCGTCACTGGCGCTCCGGCTCGCCCGGGTGGCGGACGGTGCCATCGACGTCGGGCTCGTTTCCGCCAATGCCCAGGACTGGGACATCGCCGCGGCCGACCTCATCCTGCAGGAGGCGGGCGGCCGCCTGACCGGATTCGATGGTTCGACCCCGATCTACAACAGGCCTCAGCCCTCTCACGATGAGATGATTGCCGTTGCGTCACGGTTGCATCCTCGTGCTATTGGAGCCATGAGAGCCTGA
- the ubiA gene encoding 4-hydroxybenzoate octaprenyltransferase encodes MERPGAPSLPDAVKGHWADRWAPAGLRPYLRLARIERPIGWWLLLLPCWWSAALAAIAAGQPWPNPVHCLLFLIGAVAMRGAGCTYNDIVDRDIDTRVERTRQRPLPSGQVSLKGALAFLALQGIVGLVVLLQFNAFAIATGFASLGIVALYPFMKRFFWMPQIVLGLAFAWGALMGWAAAFGSLGWAPILLYLGSIAWVVGYDTIYALQDIEDDEIAGIKSSARFFGENVKLGVGICYALTLIFITASLTLARAGWPSFAGLSLFALHLGWQVARIDRADGAGALRLFRANRDAGLILFAAMILDCFI; translated from the coding sequence ATGGAGCGTCCCGGAGCGCCTTCCCTGCCCGATGCCGTGAAGGGCCACTGGGCCGACCGGTGGGCGCCCGCGGGCCTCAGGCCCTATCTGCGCCTTGCCCGCATCGAGCGGCCCATCGGCTGGTGGCTGCTTCTCCTGCCCTGCTGGTGGTCGGCGGCGCTCGCCGCCATCGCGGCGGGACAGCCCTGGCCGAACCCGGTCCATTGCCTCCTCTTCCTGATTGGCGCCGTGGCGATGCGCGGGGCCGGCTGCACCTATAACGACATCGTCGACCGGGACATCGACACCCGCGTCGAGCGCACCCGCCAGCGACCCCTGCCCTCGGGTCAGGTCAGCCTGAAAGGGGCCCTGGCCTTCCTCGCGCTCCAGGGCATCGTCGGTCTCGTGGTCCTGCTCCAGTTCAACGCCTTCGCCATCGCGACCGGCTTCGCCTCGCTGGGGATCGTGGCGCTCTATCCCTTCATGAAGCGCTTTTTCTGGATGCCGCAGATCGTCCTGGGCCTCGCCTTCGCCTGGGGAGCCCTGATGGGCTGGGCCGCCGCGTTCGGCTCCTTGGGCTGGGCCCCGATCCTTCTCTATCTCGGCAGCATCGCCTGGGTGGTGGGCTACGACACGATTTACGCCCTTCAGGACATCGAGGACGACGAGATCGCCGGGATCAAGTCCTCGGCCCGCTTCTTCGGCGAGAACGTGAAGCTCGGCGTCGGCATCTGCTATGCGCTGACCCTGATCTTCATCACCGCCTCCCTGACCCTGGCCCGGGCGGGCTGGCCGTCCTTCGCCGGCCTGAGCCTCTTTGCCCTCCACCTGGGCTGGCAGGTGGCGCGGATCGACCGGGCGGACGGCGCGGGGGCCTTGCGGCTCTTCCGCGCGAACCGGGATGCGGGCCTGATCCTGTTCGCGGCCATGATTCTCGACTGCTTCATCTGA
- a CDS encoding 16S rRNA (uracil(1498)-N(3))-methyltransferase, which produces MAEYDFNAPRLFVDAPLAAASRIALDRGQANYLLNVLRLKAGESVLIFNGQDGEWRAEVAVEGRKAADLVCVDRTREQEAAPDIIYAFAPLKHARLDYMVQKAVEMGAGVLQPVLTRRTQATRVNLDRMRSNAIEAAEQCGILAIPGVREEEDLERFLKGLEKDRLVVFCDENAPVSNPVEALAKLGNKQAGLAVIVGPEGGFTDQERALVAAHERCVCVSLGPRILRADTAAVAALAIVQSVLGDWS; this is translated from the coding sequence ATGGCCGAATACGACTTCAACGCCCCCCGCCTTTTCGTCGACGCGCCCCTCGCGGCCGCGTCCAGGATCGCGCTCGACCGGGGGCAGGCCAATTATCTCCTGAACGTCCTGCGCCTCAAGGCGGGGGAATCCGTCCTGATCTTCAACGGGCAGGACGGGGAATGGCGGGCCGAGGTCGCGGTCGAGGGGCGCAAGGCCGCCGATCTCGTCTGCGTGGATCGGACCCGGGAGCAGGAAGCCGCTCCCGATATCATTTATGCCTTCGCGCCGCTCAAGCATGCCCGCCTCGACTATATGGTCCAGAAAGCCGTCGAGATGGGGGCAGGCGTTCTCCAGCCCGTCCTGACGCGCCGGACCCAGGCCACCCGGGTGAACCTCGACCGCATGCGCAGCAACGCCATCGAGGCCGCCGAGCAATGCGGGATCCTGGCAATTCCCGGGGTGCGGGAAGAAGAGGATTTGGAGCGTTTTCTCAAGGGCTTGGAGAAGGACCGGCTGGTCGTCTTCTGCGACGAGAACGCGCCTGTTTCCAACCCGGTCGAGGCCCTGGCCAAGCTTGGGAACAAACAAGCTGGTCTGGCCGTTATCGTGGGCCCCGAAGGGGGGTTCACCGATCAGGAGAGAGCGCTTGTCGCCGCCCACGAGAGATGTGTTTGCGTATCGTTGGGTCCGCGAATCCTGCGAGCTGACACAGCCGCTGTGGCCGCGCTGGCGATCGTTCAGTCCGTGCTGGGCGATTGGAGCTGA
- a CDS encoding carboxylate-amine ligase, with product MSWDFKFGIEEEYFVNDAPKRDIAKGKMREFFAACRDKVSGDIHPEMLEPQIEIATKPVLEFSEARAQLAGLRSSVGAVAREFDLSIMASGTHPLAVWSRVRPTAQPRYGKVMHDLQMLGSRNVLCGMHVHVEVPDLGMRVDIMNRIQPYLPLLLALSTSSPFWQAQRTGLLGYRLAAYRELPRTGLPDLFENAQDYQRYIDTLVAARAIENSTYVWWVIRPSLKHPTLELRVADSCTRLDDTIAIAALYRCLVRHLSLDTTLNAGQTGASRAINDENGWRAQRYGIHGSFVDEKTRTAKPVRELLEETLDLVAEDAKALGCQRELDLARWIVARGTSADQQLTLYTEAVGRGLSNRDALAGVVDWLSAETMGEMTIRH from the coding sequence ATGAGCTGGGATTTCAAGTTCGGCATCGAGGAAGAGTACTTCGTCAACGATGCGCCGAAACGGGATATCGCCAAGGGGAAGATGAGGGAGTTCTTTGCCGCCTGCCGGGACAAGGTTTCGGGTGACATCCACCCTGAAATGCTCGAGCCGCAGATCGAGATCGCCACCAAGCCCGTGCTGGAATTTTCCGAGGCCCGCGCGCAGCTCGCCGGGCTCCGGTCCTCCGTCGGGGCCGTCGCGCGCGAGTTCGACCTGTCCATCATGGCCTCCGGTACCCATCCGCTCGCCGTCTGGTCGCGGGTCCGCCCCACGGCGCAGCCGCGCTACGGCAAGGTCATGCACGACCTGCAGATGCTCGGCAGCCGGAACGTCCTGTGCGGCATGCACGTCCATGTCGAGGTGCCTGACCTGGGCATGCGCGTCGACATCATGAACCGGATCCAGCCCTATCTGCCGCTGCTGCTTGCACTCTCGACATCCTCGCCGTTCTGGCAGGCGCAGCGCACGGGCCTTCTCGGCTACCGACTCGCGGCCTATCGCGAGCTGCCGCGCACGGGTCTCCCGGACCTGTTCGAGAACGCGCAGGACTACCAGCGCTACATCGACACCCTCGTGGCCGCCCGCGCCATCGAGAATTCCACCTATGTCTGGTGGGTGATCAGGCCGTCCCTGAAGCACCCGACCCTTGAGCTGCGCGTGGCCGATAGCTGCACGCGCCTCGACGATACCATCGCGATCGCCGCCCTCTACCGCTGCCTCGTGCGCCACCTGAGCCTGGACACCACGCTCAATGCCGGGCAGACCGGCGCCTCGCGCGCCATCAACGACGAGAACGGCTGGCGGGCTCAGCGCTACGGCATCCACGGCAGTTTCGTGGACGAGAAGACGCGCACCGCCAAGCCCGTGCGGGAACTCCTCGAGGAGACGCTCGATCTCGTGGCCGAGGACGCCAAGGCGCTCGGCTGCCAGCGGGAGCTCGATCTCGCCCGCTGGATCGTGGCCCGCGGCACCAGCGCCGACCAGCAGCTGACGCTCTATACGGAAGCGGTCGGTCGCGGCCTGTCGAACCGCGACGCGCTCGCCGGCGTGGTCGACTGGCTCAGCGCGGAGACGATGGGGGAGATGACGATCCGGCACTAG
- a CDS encoding glutamate--cysteine ligase, with product MARDVSDTTPIGARSELVDWIASGEKPRDAWRLGTEHEKIPFYTADATPVPYEGGKGIRALLDGLAERTGWAPILEHGQPIGLADDVGGGAISLEPGGQFELSGAPLKTLHETARETAQHIADVKAVGEGLGLGFLTLGMSPLWTRAQTPVMPKARYRIMTNYMPKVGSLGLDMMYRTSTVQVNMDYASEADMVKKLRVSLALQPIATAIFANSPFTEGKPNGYLSMRSQIWRDTDRDRTGMMAFAFEDGFGYERYVDWVLDVPLYFVKRDATYHDVAGSSFRDLFAGKLAQLPGERATQSDWANHVSTVFPEVRLKRYLEMRGADVGNVEHIVALSAFWTGLLYDEAALDGAWELVKNWTAQDREQLRADVPKLALKASIAGRSVQDVARDALALSREGLKRRGSLDEAGCDETRHLAYADEIVASGRTQAERMLELYRGAWNGSVIPAFREYVF from the coding sequence ATGGCGCGGGACGTATCCGATACGACCCCCATTGGTGCGCGGTCGGAGCTCGTGGATTGGATCGCCTCCGGCGAGAAGCCGCGGGATGCTTGGCGGCTCGGCACCGAACACGAGAAGATTCCGTTCTACACGGCCGATGCCACTCCCGTTCCCTATGAGGGCGGAAAGGGTATTCGCGCGCTCCTGGACGGCTTGGCAGAGCGCACCGGCTGGGCGCCGATCCTGGAGCACGGCCAGCCCATCGGCCTTGCCGATGACGTGGGCGGCGGGGCGATTTCGCTCGAGCCCGGCGGACAGTTCGAACTGTCCGGGGCACCTCTCAAGACGCTGCACGAAACCGCTCGCGAGACGGCGCAGCATATCGCCGACGTGAAGGCGGTCGGGGAGGGACTTGGCCTCGGCTTCCTGACGCTTGGCATGAGCCCGCTCTGGACCCGTGCCCAGACCCCGGTGATGCCGAAGGCGCGCTACCGCATCATGACGAACTACATGCCGAAGGTCGGCTCGCTCGGCCTCGACATGATGTACCGCACGTCGACCGTGCAGGTGAACATGGACTATGCGTCCGAAGCCGACATGGTGAAGAAGCTGCGCGTTTCTCTCGCGCTCCAGCCCATCGCGACCGCGATCTTCGCCAACTCGCCCTTCACCGAAGGCAAACCCAACGGCTATCTCTCCATGCGCTCGCAGATCTGGCGCGATACGGACCGCGACCGCACGGGCATGATGGCCTTCGCCTTCGAGGACGGCTTCGGCTACGAGCGCTATGTGGACTGGGTGCTCGACGTGCCCCTGTATTTCGTCAAGCGCGACGCGACCTATCACGACGTGGCGGGTTCCTCGTTCCGCGATCTGTTCGCCGGCAAGCTCGCGCAATTGCCGGGCGAGCGCGCCACGCAATCCGACTGGGCGAACCACGTTTCCACCGTGTTCCCGGAGGTGCGCCTGAAGCGCTATCTCGAAATGCGTGGCGCGGATGTGGGCAACGTCGAGCACATCGTCGCCCTCTCGGCCTTCTGGACCGGCCTGCTCTACGACGAGGCGGCCCTCGACGGAGCCTGGGAACTGGTGAAGAACTGGACCGCCCAGGACCGCGAGCAACTGCGCGCCGATGTGCCGAAACTCGCCTTGAAGGCAAGCATCGCAGGACGGTCCGTGCAGGATGTCGCGCGCGATGCTTTGGCGCTCTCGCGCGAAGGTCTCAAGCGGCGCGGATCTCTCGACGAGGCGGGCTGTGACGAGACACGGCATCTCGCCTACGCGGATGAGATTGTCGCCTCGGGCCGCACGCAGGCTGAGCGGATGCTGGAGCTGTATCGCGGCGCTTGGAATGGATCGGTCATACCTGCCTTTAGGGAATACGTGTTCTAA